A genomic stretch from Carassius auratus strain Wakin chromosome 37, ASM336829v1, whole genome shotgun sequence includes:
- the LOC113056166 gene encoding hexosaminidase D-like: MLLHMLFADLGANGLLIEYEDMFSNEGELKVLQSTAQPPYRLSSRTSCSFAGAKLAELIVKLTSLLESTELIHFQNNMIRDAVESQVREVRGEMCLLYSDSTAQECTVKNFCKFTAY; the protein is encoded by the exons ATGTTGCTACATATGTTATTTGCTGATCTTGGTGCAAATGGCTTGCTCATTGAATATGAGGATATGTTTTCCAATGAAGGAGAGCTGAAAGTTCTTCAATCTACGGCTCAGCCTCCATACAG ATTGTCTTCCAGGACGTCTTGCTCCTTTGCTGGGGCAAAACTAGCTGAACTCATAGTGAAGCTGACGTCTCTGCTGGAGTCTACAGAACTGATACATTTTCAGAACAATAT GATTCGTGATGCCGTGGAGAGCCAGGTGCGAGAGGTGAGAGGAGAGATGTGTCTGCTGTACTCAGACTCTACAGCTCAggaatgcactgtaaaaaatttctgtaaatttacagcatattaa